From Cellulomonas dongxiuzhuiae, the proteins below share one genomic window:
- a CDS encoding glycosyltransferase family 4 protein: protein MARRAVVHHVGRSGDVPGGMTQVVNAYLAWPFERCDVEVIESRGDPGDHVAAARGLVRALRAVRRLTTAPGPRVLVVHLSERGSFLREGVVLRYAHRLGLPVVAHLHGADFVAFAAAHPRLVGDVLGAADHVIALSHETAQVVRRFVDASRVSLVPNAVPPGTPVPKRRTVVFGGVVGHRKGVDVLQAAWRRAGPPAGWQLLVAGPVPDPSVVDPTTPQARFVGALDHADLMALLDAAAVAVLPSRDEALPMFVLEAMARDACVVATDVGGMAAVLDDGCGVVVPPADVDALAAALRHVTTDDDVRESIVARARRRFTATYAAPAVYPRVEDLWLSTREGATA, encoded by the coding sequence TTGGCTAGGCGCGCCGTCGTCCACCACGTCGGGCGCAGCGGGGACGTCCCCGGCGGCATGACGCAGGTGGTCAACGCGTACCTGGCCTGGCCGTTCGAGCGGTGCGACGTCGAGGTCATCGAGTCCCGCGGCGACCCGGGCGACCACGTCGCCGCCGCCCGCGGCCTCGTCCGCGCGCTGCGGGCCGTGCGGCGCCTGACGACGGCGCCCGGCCCGCGGGTCCTCGTCGTCCACCTGTCGGAGCGCGGCAGCTTCCTGCGCGAGGGCGTCGTCCTGCGGTACGCGCACCGCCTCGGGCTGCCCGTCGTGGCGCACCTGCACGGCGCCGACTTCGTCGCGTTCGCCGCCGCGCACCCGCGCCTGGTCGGGGACGTCCTGGGCGCGGCCGACCACGTCATCGCGCTCTCGCACGAGACCGCGCAGGTCGTCCGACGGTTCGTCGACGCCTCCCGCGTGTCCCTCGTGCCCAACGCCGTCCCGCCCGGCACCCCCGTGCCCAAGCGGCGCACCGTCGTCTTCGGCGGCGTCGTCGGGCACCGCAAGGGCGTCGACGTCCTGCAGGCGGCGTGGCGGCGCGCCGGGCCGCCCGCCGGCTGGCAGCTGCTCGTCGCCGGTCCCGTGCCCGACCCGTCGGTGGTCGACCCCACGACCCCGCAGGCCCGGTTCGTCGGTGCGCTCGACCACGCGGACCTCATGGCGCTGCTCGACGCGGCCGCCGTCGCCGTCCTGCCGTCGCGCGACGAGGCGCTACCGATGTTCGTGCTCGAGGCGATGGCCCGCGACGCGTGCGTCGTCGCCACCGACGTCGGCGGCATGGCTGCCGTGCTCGACGACGGCTGCGGCGTCGTCGTGCCGCCCGCCGACGTCGACGCCCTCGCGGCCGCGCTGCGCCACGTGACCACCGACGACGACGTGCGCGAGTCGATCGTCGCGCGCGCACGCCGACGCTTCACCGCGACGTACGCCGCACCCGCGGTGTACCCGCGCGTCGAGGACCTCTGGCTGTCGACCCGTGAGGGCGCGACCGCCTGA
- a CDS encoding M20 metallopeptidase family protein codes for MLHDEGTTRDRASGLADDVLASLRDDALADLPRTAALRHALHRVPERGLDLPRTQQLVLDALADLGLEVSTGRALSSVTAVLRGARPGPAVLLRGDMDALPVTERTDEPFTSEHEGVMHACGHDLHVAGLVGAARLLATRREQIAGPVVLMFQPGEEGYHGARLMIEEGVLEAAGTPVVAAYGVHVMSSTLPAGVVASRAGTFMAASDTVRVTVEGRGGHGSKPYLAADPVPVAAEMVLALQAMVTRQFDVFDPVVVTVGRVEAGTKDNIIPDTAYLEATIRTFSPATHAAVPERIARLCEHVAAAHGLSATVEYTRGYPVTENDAGEVARARRLTQGLYGDAGWVEADVPVPGAEDFSYVLQQVPGAFVFVGATATGLDPADAPYNHSPRARFADAALAPSAAVLAALALDRLAQDAG; via the coding sequence ATGCTGCACGACGAGGGCACGACCCGGGACCGGGCCAGCGGGCTGGCCGACGACGTGCTGGCGTCCCTGCGCGACGACGCGCTCGCGGACCTGCCGCGCACGGCGGCGCTGCGCCACGCGCTGCACCGGGTCCCGGAGCGCGGCCTGGACCTGCCGAGGACGCAGCAGCTCGTGCTCGACGCGCTCGCGGACCTCGGCCTCGAGGTGTCGACGGGGCGCGCGCTGTCGTCCGTCACGGCGGTGCTGCGCGGTGCCCGGCCCGGGCCGGCGGTGCTGCTGCGCGGCGACATGGACGCCCTGCCGGTGACCGAGCGGACCGACGAGCCCTTCACGTCCGAGCACGAGGGCGTCATGCACGCGTGCGGGCACGACCTGCACGTCGCGGGCCTCGTGGGGGCCGCGCGGCTGCTCGCGACGCGCCGGGAGCAGATCGCCGGGCCCGTCGTCCTGATGTTCCAGCCGGGCGAGGAGGGGTACCACGGCGCGCGGCTCATGATCGAGGAGGGCGTGCTGGAGGCGGCCGGCACGCCGGTCGTCGCCGCGTACGGCGTGCACGTCATGTCCTCGACGCTGCCGGCGGGCGTCGTCGCGTCCCGCGCGGGGACCTTCATGGCGGCGTCGGACACCGTGCGCGTCACGGTCGAGGGGCGCGGCGGGCACGGGTCCAAGCCGTACCTCGCGGCGGACCCCGTGCCGGTGGCGGCCGAGATGGTGCTCGCGCTGCAGGCGATGGTCACGCGGCAGTTCGACGTGTTCGACCCGGTGGTCGTCACGGTCGGCCGCGTCGAGGCCGGGACCAAGGACAACATCATCCCGGACACGGCCTACCTCGAGGCGACGATCCGCACGTTCAGCCCGGCCACGCACGCGGCGGTGCCCGAGCGGATCGCGCGCCTGTGCGAGCACGTCGCCGCGGCGCACGGGCTGTCCGCGACCGTCGAGTACACGCGCGGCTACCCGGTCACGGAGAACGACGCGGGCGAGGTCGCGCGCGCCCGCCGCCTGACGCAGGGCCTGTACGGCGACGCGGGGTGGGTCGAGGCGGACGTGCCCGTGCCCGGTGCCGAGGACTTCTCCTACGTGCTGCAGCAGGTGCCCGGTGCGTTCGTGTTCGTCGGCGCGACGGCCACGGGGCTGGACCCGGCGGACGCGCCGTACAACCACTCGCCGCGGGCCCGCTTCGCCGACGCGGCACTCGCCCCGAGCGCCGCGGTCCTCGCGGCCCTCGCGCTGGACCGGCTCGCGCAGGACGCGGGCTGA
- a CDS encoding glycoside hydrolase family protein has protein sequence MSAPRASDRTGVPRRAVLGGLGAAAAALLTACTRAGAPEPTSAVPTPTPTPGEAPARLAADLVGDGTTDNGPALQRHLDAGGHVVLPGPGDYLVDTPVFLDGGDPHARVVLDLAGGTLVAGDHLPTSEVFRPDPTTRWLLWPNTLRSAWDAGAGTVDVAVGTRATGDAVGALQTLAVRDGTFDGRGTAAGLVLAHRTGTELTNITMVGARALVTWHDYSDGTRLTGCHARHGEGERRDGALLEQVAPGDGLVISGCKADAGLFTARLRRCRGAVVDANVTGRLELDRCSGVLVQGGHQECSIGDHTAVVVRRSQVTFRQTAFYCARDGSTPAILVDDDPAEPDASQVRLDACIEVHLHDARDADAAHGPLLHVASAHDLTEVRAEDVRAVSVDTADPGTWVGTAGPRLTGAGPVGEAVQGVALVARGFTVSRRTGTWGAEATSATAVAAPGAPPAPTLAKPAPADGRDGRGSLRARREHTYWAAVRDADGRVSPAARTTVRTTATGAVRLTVTLPAAPAALLLWRGEGDRPGRHTDLPCAVRQVRLLDAGEHVEGVGWSDGVGPVDPTTPPTG, from the coding sequence ATGAGCGCACCCCGGGCGAGCGACCGCACCGGCGTGCCGCGCCGCGCCGTCCTCGGCGGCCTCGGCGCCGCCGCGGCTGCGCTGCTCACCGCGTGCACGCGCGCCGGCGCACCCGAGCCCACGTCGGCCGTCCCGACGCCCACGCCGACCCCCGGCGAGGCACCCGCCCGCCTCGCCGCGGACCTCGTCGGCGACGGCACCACCGACAACGGACCCGCGCTCCAGCGGCACCTCGACGCGGGCGGGCACGTCGTGCTGCCCGGTCCGGGCGACTACCTCGTCGACACGCCGGTCTTCCTCGACGGTGGCGACCCGCACGCCCGCGTCGTGCTGGACCTCGCGGGCGGCACCCTCGTCGCGGGGGACCACCTGCCCACGAGCGAGGTGTTCCGCCCCGACCCCACGACGCGCTGGCTGCTGTGGCCCAACACGCTGCGCAGCGCGTGGGACGCGGGTGCCGGCACCGTCGACGTCGCCGTCGGCACGCGCGCGACGGGTGACGCGGTCGGCGCGCTGCAGACCCTCGCGGTGCGCGACGGCACGTTCGACGGCCGCGGGACGGCCGCCGGGCTGGTCCTCGCGCACCGCACCGGGACCGAGCTCACCAACATCACGATGGTCGGCGCGCGCGCCCTGGTCACGTGGCACGACTACAGCGACGGCACGCGGCTGACCGGCTGCCACGCCCGGCACGGCGAGGGCGAGCGGCGCGACGGCGCGCTCCTCGAGCAGGTGGCGCCCGGCGACGGGCTGGTCATCAGCGGCTGCAAGGCGGACGCGGGCCTGTTCACCGCTCGCCTGCGCCGCTGCCGCGGTGCCGTCGTCGACGCCAACGTCACCGGCCGCCTCGAGCTCGACCGCTGCAGCGGCGTCCTCGTCCAGGGCGGGCACCAGGAGTGCAGCATCGGCGACCACACCGCCGTCGTCGTGCGGCGCTCGCAGGTGACGTTCCGCCAGACCGCCTTCTACTGCGCACGCGACGGCAGCACGCCCGCGATCCTCGTCGACGACGACCCCGCCGAGCCCGACGCCTCCCAGGTCCGGCTGGACGCGTGCATCGAGGTGCACCTGCACGACGCGCGCGACGCCGACGCCGCCCACGGCCCGCTGCTGCACGTCGCGTCGGCCCACGACCTCACCGAGGTGCGCGCCGAGGACGTCCGCGCCGTGAGCGTCGACACCGCCGACCCCGGCACGTGGGTCGGCACCGCGGGACCCCGGCTGACCGGTGCCGGGCCCGTGGGCGAGGCGGTCCAGGGCGTCGCCCTCGTCGCGCGCGGCTTCACCGTGAGCCGGCGCACCGGCACCTGGGGCGCCGAGGCGACGTCGGCCACGGCCGTGGCGGCGCCCGGCGCACCCCCGGCGCCCACCCTGGCCAAGCCCGCACCGGCCGACGGCCGCGACGGTCGCGGCAGCTTGCGCGCCCGCCGCGAGCACACCTACTGGGCCGCCGTGCGCGACGCCGACGGGCGCGTGTCACCCGCCGCGCGCACCACCGTGCGGACCACCGCGACGGGCGCCGTGCGCCTCACCGTCACCCTGCCCGCCGCTCCCGCCGCGCTGCTCCTGTGGCGCGGCGAGGGCGACCGGCCCGGCCGCCACACCGACCTGCCGTGCGCCGTGCGCCAGGTCCGCCTGCTCGACGCGGGCGAGCACGTCGAGGGCGTCGGCTGGTCCGACGGCGTCGGCCCCGTCGACCCGACCACGCCGCCCACCGGCTGA
- a CDS encoding glycoside hydrolase family 5 protein, translating into MQQPHVRATATRRVAATLTALVALVGALLVPAVPAAAADDPSGGNTPARHRPASGGERWGTGTYLNGFSYLRGVNVYSLVFGGDRPAGQVGESQAGWDYLASRGVKVARLPVSWVRLQPVPASGDLRAGLDAPVSQAYLDVVEEQVRRAARAGIRTVVGLHNACSYPNITAKGSLTCGAGVTRADVAKVWGAVATRFAADERVIAFDLLNETRLDGVPVARYKLFTQAAADAVRGAGAEQTLWVQRMLGERGRLDIMAPDGPWVSDPLGKVMYSQHFYPSPIGSTFDPLAGNHAVLMDVDRFGTWCRKWKVRCVAGEVGWPSGGPGGVQSAASARGWNLVFEQFYRLADQYGLDVTYFAASSSQTTGTLLAYVASRPGYPSPSGLDTALSQAEVIERHPSRRAP; encoded by the coding sequence GTGCAGCAACCACACGTCCGTGCCACCGCGACCCGGCGGGTCGCCGCGACCCTGACCGCTCTCGTCGCGCTCGTCGGCGCGCTGCTCGTCCCCGCCGTGCCCGCGGCTGCCGCCGACGACCCGTCCGGGGGCAACACGCCCGCCCGGCACCGGCCCGCGTCCGGCGGCGAGCGCTGGGGCACCGGGACCTACCTCAACGGGTTCAGCTACCTGCGCGGCGTCAACGTGTACAGCCTCGTGTTCGGCGGCGACCGGCCCGCCGGCCAGGTCGGCGAGAGCCAGGCCGGCTGGGACTACCTGGCGAGCCGGGGCGTCAAGGTCGCGCGGCTGCCGGTGTCGTGGGTGCGGCTGCAACCGGTGCCCGCGTCGGGCGACCTGCGGGCCGGGCTCGACGCCCCGGTCTCCCAGGCGTACCTCGACGTCGTCGAGGAGCAGGTGCGGCGGGCCGCCCGCGCGGGCATCCGCACCGTCGTCGGGCTGCACAACGCGTGCAGCTACCCGAACATCACCGCCAAAGGCTCCCTGACGTGCGGCGCGGGTGTCACGCGCGCCGACGTCGCGAAGGTCTGGGGAGCCGTGGCCACGCGGTTCGCCGCCGACGAGCGCGTCATCGCGTTCGACCTGCTCAACGAGACCCGCCTGGACGGCGTGCCCGTCGCGCGCTACAAGCTCTTCACGCAGGCCGCCGCGGACGCCGTGCGCGGCGCGGGTGCCGAGCAGACGCTGTGGGTGCAGCGCATGCTCGGCGAGCGCGGACGGCTCGACATCATGGCACCCGACGGCCCGTGGGTGAGCGACCCGCTCGGCAAGGTCATGTACTCCCAGCACTTCTACCCCTCGCCGATCGGCTCCACGTTCGACCCGCTCGCCGGCAACCACGCCGTCCTCATGGACGTCGACCGGTTCGGCACGTGGTGCCGCAAGTGGAAGGTGCGGTGCGTCGCGGGCGAGGTCGGCTGGCCGTCGGGCGGCCCCGGCGGCGTGCAGTCGGCCGCGTCGGCCCGCGGCTGGAACCTGGTCTTCGAGCAGTTCTACCGGCTCGCCGACCAGTACGGGCTCGACGTCACGTACTTCGCCGCGTCGTCGTCGCAGACCACCGGCACGCTGCTCGCCTACGTCGCGAGCCGCCCCGGCTACCCGTCGCCCAGCGGCCTCGACACGGCCCTGTCCCAGGCGGAGGTCATCGAGCGCCACCCGTCCCGGCGGGCGCCGTGA
- a CDS encoding polysaccharide pyruvyl transferase family protein encodes MEVFVSAVGQHDNIGDTVLRRAYLDVVRPLGRLHVFVGDKPDGYVAGLRLQPGDVVHRAPASWRRCVRDGLLAGSFYGFDSGETEVRRPYARRYARLAPLLAVNHARGGAAVQVGTGVRASHRWRVPIAAVLRLCDVVSWRDAYSRDLMGVGGVAPDWAFALGPDAGTLLAGTDRPLLAVSVRQGTGTVRRDPPDAAWAGRVRALADGLGLTPVVVTQVGRDAPLGDRIARDLGAEHVGWDGDDHAAQEDRLREVYRSCSHVLSDRLHVAVVAATEGAVPVGLTTAGAPGDAPDKVERTLVAAGITGTCLPGDLTDVDGAVGMLAAASRDTVVGAVLDSRARLDALGDRIHAAAGHVRVPPVPAGAAP; translated from the coding sequence ATGGAGGTCTTCGTCTCGGCCGTCGGCCAGCACGACAACATCGGTGACACCGTGCTGCGCCGTGCGTACCTGGACGTCGTGCGACCCCTGGGACGCCTCCACGTGTTCGTCGGCGACAAGCCGGACGGCTACGTCGCCGGCCTGCGGCTGCAGCCCGGCGACGTCGTCCACCGCGCACCCGCGTCCTGGCGCCGGTGCGTCCGCGACGGCCTGCTCGCCGGGTCCTTCTACGGCTTCGACAGCGGCGAGACCGAGGTGCGCCGCCCGTACGCGCGCCGGTACGCGCGGCTCGCACCCCTCCTCGCCGTCAACCACGCGCGCGGCGGCGCGGCCGTGCAGGTCGGCACGGGCGTGCGCGCGTCGCACCGGTGGCGCGTCCCCATCGCGGCGGTGCTGCGGCTGTGCGACGTCGTCTCCTGGCGCGACGCGTACAGCCGGGACCTCATGGGCGTCGGCGGCGTCGCACCGGACTGGGCCTTCGCGCTCGGGCCGGACGCAGGCACGCTGCTCGCGGGCACGGACCGGCCCCTGCTCGCCGTCTCGGTGCGGCAGGGCACCGGCACCGTGCGCCGCGACCCCCCGGACGCGGCGTGGGCCGGCCGCGTGCGTGCTCTCGCGGACGGCCTGGGGCTGACGCCCGTCGTCGTCACGCAGGTGGGGCGCGACGCACCGCTGGGCGACCGGATCGCCCGCGACCTGGGCGCCGAGCACGTCGGGTGGGACGGCGACGACCACGCCGCGCAGGAGGACCGGCTGCGCGAGGTGTACCGGAGCTGCAGCCACGTCCTCAGCGACCGGCTGCACGTCGCCGTGGTCGCGGCCACCGAGGGCGCCGTGCCCGTCGGCCTCACCACCGCAGGCGCCCCCGGGGACGCACCCGACAAGGTCGAGCGCACGCTCGTCGCCGCCGGCATCACCGGCACGTGCCTGCCGGGCGACCTCACCGACGTCGACGGCGCGGTCGGCATGCTCGCGGCCGCGAGCCGCGACACCGTCGTCGGCGCCGTCCTCGACTCCCGCGCGCGGCTCGACGCGCTCGGGGACCGGATCCACGCCGCCGCCGGGCACGTGCGCGTGCCGCCGGTGCCGGCAGGGGCCGCACCGTGA
- a CDS encoding Wzz/FepE/Etk N-terminal domain-containing protein, with protein MHLDVAMRTLRRHGVWAALIVLLALATGWAVLRFVPPTWTAETRVLYAVTGLTGVDQGVPAGALAAARAAQDAELVASPAVLQPVIDGLGLQDVTAEELATAVQATATGTFLDVEVGLGDPAVAARVAESVVAQLALRAADDQLAPTPTAPDAPVVTLDLAVVAPAAEPERPSSPDPLLTMAGALLVGLFLAALLLTWRARTDQVVDDEHDLAAATPAPVLAHVRVPARRTLADALTQPPGDVAGLRTALLARAGERPHASVALVACGTAASLEVAAALARAYAGTGRDTVLVEGDLAAPRLAAGLGLQGPGLADVLAGAVSVVQAAHATRVPGLRVLVAGDAEGDRTDLVASRQSEKAWDDVRASAEVVVLATGPVDVAAAVLAAACDEVVLLVAPGRTRRDDVRAAAHALQTAGTSVGGVVWVSGGGRAYTT; from the coding sequence ATGCACCTGGACGTCGCGATGCGGACGCTGCGCCGGCACGGCGTGTGGGCCGCCCTGATCGTCCTGCTGGCGCTCGCCACGGGGTGGGCCGTGCTGCGGTTCGTGCCGCCCACCTGGACCGCCGAGACGCGCGTGCTCTACGCGGTCACCGGCCTGACGGGCGTCGACCAGGGGGTGCCGGCGGGTGCGCTGGCCGCGGCGCGGGCCGCGCAGGACGCCGAGCTCGTGGCCTCGCCCGCGGTGCTCCAGCCGGTGATCGACGGCCTGGGCCTGCAGGACGTCACGGCCGAGGAGCTCGCCACGGCCGTGCAGGCCACCGCGACCGGCACGTTCCTCGACGTGGAGGTCGGGCTGGGCGACCCCGCGGTGGCCGCGCGCGTGGCCGAGTCGGTGGTCGCGCAGCTGGCGCTGCGGGCGGCGGACGACCAGCTCGCCCCCACGCCCACCGCCCCCGACGCCCCCGTCGTGACGCTCGACCTCGCGGTGGTGGCGCCGGCCGCGGAGCCCGAGCGCCCGAGCTCGCCCGACCCGCTGCTGACGATGGCGGGTGCGCTGCTCGTCGGCCTCTTCCTGGCCGCCCTGCTCCTGACGTGGCGGGCCCGCACCGACCAGGTGGTCGACGACGAGCACGACCTGGCGGCGGCGACGCCGGCACCTGTGCTCGCGCACGTGCGGGTGCCCGCGCGCCGCACGCTCGCGGACGCGCTCACGCAGCCGCCGGGAGACGTCGCCGGCCTGCGCACGGCGCTGCTGGCGCGGGCGGGCGAGCGCCCCCACGCGTCGGTCGCCCTCGTGGCCTGCGGGACGGCGGCGTCGCTCGAGGTCGCGGCGGCGCTGGCCCGCGCGTACGCGGGCACGGGCCGCGACACCGTGCTCGTCGAGGGCGACCTGGCCGCACCGCGGCTGGCCGCAGGGCTGGGGCTGCAGGGTCCGGGGCTGGCGGACGTCCTGGCCGGGGCGGTGTCCGTGGTCCAGGCGGCGCACGCGACACGCGTGCCGGGCCTGCGGGTGCTCGTGGCGGGCGACGCCGAGGGCGACCGGACGGACCTGGTCGCGTCCCGGCAGTCCGAGAAGGCCTGGGACGACGTGCGCGCGAGCGCCGAGGTCGTCGTCCTCGCCACCGGGCCGGTCGACGTCGCCGCAGCGGTGCTGGCGGCTGCGTGCGACGAGGTCGTGCTGCTGGTCGCTCCCGGCCGGACGCGACGCGACGACGTGCGTGCGGCCGCCCACGCGCTGCAGACCGCGGGGACGTCGGTCGGCGGCGTGGTCTGGGTGTCGGGAGGGGGCCGTGCGTACACCACGTAA
- a CDS encoding glycosyltransferase has protein sequence MAASAVLPSTHTEPTGGKALLIASTGGHLNELLRLVPTFEPDPESLWVTFRTPQSETLLEGRRVHYLPYIGPRDLRGTLRAVPQVRDLLRREHFDLAVSTGAAIAVGALPVAVAAGVPSTYIESVCRVVGPSVTGRILACVPRVALRTQHESWADERWRTHPSVLDEYRSVERDRPRTGGGLFVTLGTIQGYRFDSAVDAVLASGLADERTVWQLGDTSRDDLPGRVVHQLPPEEFARCAVEADVVVAHGGVGTLLDLLALGVYPVQAVRCAARGEHVDDHQAQIADLVRDRDLGVPVEGPQVTREVLEHAATRRVEPLRTPPLPQQHRRFA, from the coding sequence ATGGCTGCCAGCGCCGTTCTACCGTCCACCCACACCGAGCCCACCGGGGGCAAGGCCCTGCTCATCGCCTCGACGGGCGGGCACCTGAACGAGCTGCTCCGGCTCGTCCCGACGTTCGAGCCCGACCCCGAGTCGCTGTGGGTCACGTTCCGCACCCCGCAGAGCGAGACCCTCCTCGAGGGCCGCCGCGTGCACTACCTGCCGTACATCGGCCCGCGCGACCTGCGCGGCACGCTCCGGGCGGTGCCGCAGGTGCGGGACCTGCTGCGACGCGAGCACTTCGACCTCGCCGTCAGCACCGGTGCCGCGATCGCCGTCGGCGCGCTGCCCGTCGCCGTCGCCGCCGGGGTGCCCAGCACGTACATCGAGTCCGTCTGCCGGGTCGTCGGCCCCTCCGTCACCGGACGCATCCTGGCCTGCGTGCCGCGGGTCGCGCTGCGCACGCAGCACGAGAGCTGGGCCGACGAACGCTGGCGGACCCACCCCAGCGTCCTCGACGAGTACCGCTCCGTCGAACGCGACCGACCGCGCACCGGCGGCGGGCTCTTCGTCACCCTCGGGACCATCCAGGGCTACCGCTTCGACTCCGCCGTCGACGCCGTCCTGGCGTCCGGGCTCGCCGACGAGCGCACCGTCTGGCAGCTCGGGGACACCTCCCGCGACGACCTGCCCGGCAGGGTCGTCCACCAGCTCCCGCCCGAGGAGTTCGCCCGGTGCGCCGTCGAGGCGGACGTCGTCGTCGCGCACGGCGGCGTAGGCACCCTGCTCGACCTCCTGGCGCTCGGCGTCTACCCCGTGCAGGCCGTCCGGTGCGCCGCCCGCGGCGAGCACGTCGACGACCACCAGGCGCAGATCGCCGACCTCGTGCGCGACCGCGACCTCGGTGTCCCCGTCGAGGGCCCGCAGGTCACGCGCGAGGTCCTCGAGCACGCCGCGACCCGCCGCGTCGAGCCGCTCCGCACGCCCCCGCTCCCGCAGCAGCACCGGAGGTTCGCATGA
- a CDS encoding sugar transferase, translated as MVVEHETAAQARAAARRRSERSGRAVHPAAPPPPAPAPAPPQPHALRWDPSRTHTRGPRRPAWVVRFHALLLVSDVAVLVVATAAAAWTWGRHDPAVRFFGAQVPMVSWLAAVVAVWLVALAAVRSRSELILAVGVTELQRVLNASVFALSAVMSTAFLGEADIARDTLAGAFGFGLLGLMVTRLAWRHRLIAWRSAGRCKRNALLVGPRRDVERLLPDLRRNHRAGFRVVGIALTDADPAPDARIDDVETFGLEELVDRAHHPRVTTVVLAGDLPGGRAAIRRLGWSLEGAATELILPSRLTYVAGPRIHLRPVEGMPLVHLSLPTYTGVAYVAKRVMDVVVASTALVVLGPVLLAVAVAIKLDDGGPVLFRQQRVGNHEQLFTMYKFRTMVVDAEARLAALQERNQGAGVLFKMTDDPRVTRVGRVLRAWSLDELPQFLNALVGTMSVVGPRPPLPREVALYDGDVHRRLLSKPGITGLWQVSGRSDLSWEESVQLDLSYVENWSLSGDLMIILRTFRCVLARAGAY; from the coding sequence ATGGTCGTGGAGCACGAGACGGCCGCGCAGGCACGGGCTGCCGCGCGACGACGGTCCGAGCGGTCCGGGCGGGCCGTGCACCCCGCCGCGCCACCGCCGCCGGCCCCGGCACCCGCACCGCCCCAGCCGCACGCGCTGCGCTGGGACCCGTCGCGGACGCACACCCGCGGTCCCCGGCGCCCGGCGTGGGTCGTGCGGTTCCACGCGCTGCTGCTCGTCAGCGACGTCGCGGTGCTCGTCGTCGCGACCGCCGCAGCCGCGTGGACGTGGGGGCGCCACGACCCGGCCGTCAGGTTCTTCGGCGCGCAGGTGCCCATGGTCTCGTGGCTCGCCGCGGTCGTCGCGGTGTGGCTCGTGGCCCTGGCGGCGGTGCGGTCACGGTCCGAGCTCATCCTCGCCGTCGGCGTGACCGAGCTGCAGCGCGTGCTCAACGCGTCGGTCTTCGCGCTCAGCGCGGTGATGAGCACGGCGTTCCTCGGCGAGGCCGACATCGCCCGTGACACGCTCGCCGGCGCGTTCGGCTTCGGCCTGCTGGGGCTCATGGTGACGCGCCTGGCGTGGCGGCACCGCCTCATCGCGTGGCGCTCCGCCGGGCGCTGCAAGCGCAACGCCCTGCTCGTCGGGCCGCGGCGCGACGTCGAGCGCCTCCTGCCCGACCTACGCCGCAACCACCGCGCGGGCTTCCGGGTCGTCGGCATCGCGCTCACCGACGCCGACCCCGCGCCCGACGCCCGCATCGACGACGTCGAGACGTTCGGCCTCGAGGAGCTGGTCGACCGCGCGCACCACCCGCGCGTCACCACCGTCGTGCTCGCGGGCGACCTGCCGGGCGGGCGTGCGGCCATCCGCCGGCTCGGCTGGTCCCTCGAGGGGGCCGCGACCGAGCTCATCCTGCCGAGCCGCCTCACGTACGTCGCCGGCCCGCGCATCCACCTGCGTCCGGTCGAGGGCATGCCGCTCGTGCACCTGTCGCTGCCCACGTACACGGGCGTCGCGTACGTCGCCAAGCGGGTCATGGACGTCGTGGTGGCGTCGACCGCGCTCGTCGTGCTGGGCCCCGTGCTGCTGGCCGTGGCGGTCGCCATCAAGCTCGACGACGGCGGGCCCGTGCTGTTCCGCCAGCAGCGCGTCGGCAACCACGAGCAGCTCTTCACGATGTACAAGTTCCGCACGATGGTGGTCGACGCCGAGGCGCGGCTGGCCGCGCTGCAGGAGCGCAACCAGGGCGCGGGCGTGCTGTTCAAGATGACGGACGACCCGCGCGTCACGCGCGTGGGACGGGTCCTGCGGGCCTGGTCCCTCGACGAGCTGCCCCAGTTCCTCAACGCGCTGGTGGGGACGATGTCCGTCGTAGGACCGCGACCGCCGCTGCCGCGCGAGGTCGCGCTCTACGACGGCGACGTGCACCGGCGCCTGCTCTCCAAGCCGGGCATCACGGGGCTGTGGCAGGTGAGCGGCCGGTCGGACCTGTCGTGGGAGGAGAGCGTGCAGCTCGACCTGTCCTACGTCGAGAACTGGTCGCTGTCCGGCGACCTCATGATCATCCTGCGGACCTTCCGGTGCGTGCTGGCACGCGCCGGCGCGTACTGA